Proteins co-encoded in one Bos taurus isolate L1 Dominette 01449 registration number 42190680 breed Hereford chromosome X, ARS-UCD2.0, whole genome shotgun sequence genomic window:
- the PBDC1 gene encoding protein PBDC1 isoform X1, producing the protein MEATGGPEELVSGELVSVAHALSLPAESYGNDPDIEMAWAMRAMQHAEIYYKLISSVDPQFLKLTKVDDQIYSEFRENFKNLRIDILDPEELKSESAKEKWRPFCLKFDGIVEDFNYGTLLRLNCSQGYTEENTIFAPRIQFFAIEIARNREGYNKAVYTGIKEKEEKEASNGGDKGANSRGEEEKGANREGEKEKTNEREEKEKEACKEISKSSETTM; encoded by the exons ATGGAGGCCACCGGTGGACCTGAGGAGTTG gTTTCCGGGGAACTGGTGTCAGTGGCACATGCTCTTTCTCTCCCAGCCGAGTCTTATGGCAACGAT CCTGATATTGAAATGGCTTGGGCCATGAGAGCAATGCAGCATGCTGAAATCTACTACAAA CTGATTTCATCAGTTGACCCACAGTTCCTGAAACTCACCAAAGTGGATGACCAAATCTATTCTGAGTTTCGGGAAAATTTTAAGAATCTCAGGATAGATATACTGGATCCAGAAGAGCTCAAATCAGAATCAGCTAAAGAG AAGTGGAGGCCATTCTGCTTGAAGTTTGATGGGATTGTGGAAGACTTCAACTATGGTACTTTGCTGCGACTGAACTGTTCGCAGGGCTACACTGAAGAAAACACCATCTTTG CACCCAGGATACAATTTTTTGCCATTGAAATTGCTCGGAATCGAGAAGGTTATAACAAAGCAGTTTATACTGGtattaaggaaaaagaagagaaagaagccagCAATGGAGGAGACAAAGGAGCCAACAgcagaggagaagaagaaaaaggagccaacagagaaggagaaaaagagaaaaccaacgaaagagaagaaaaagagaaagaagcctGCAAAGAAATCAGCAAAAGTAGTGAAACAACTATGTGA
- the PBDC1 gene encoding protein PBDC1 isoform X2: MAWAMRAMQHAEIYYKLISSVDPQFLKLTKVDDQIYSEFRENFKNLRIDILDPEELKSESAKEKWRPFCLKFDGIVEDFNYGTLLRLNCSQGYTEENTIFAPRIQFFAIEIARNREGYNKAVYTGIKEKEEKEASNGGDKGANSRGEEEKGANREGEKEKTNEREEKEKEACKEISKSSETTM; the protein is encoded by the exons ATGGCTTGGGCCATGAGAGCAATGCAGCATGCTGAAATCTACTACAAA CTGATTTCATCAGTTGACCCACAGTTCCTGAAACTCACCAAAGTGGATGACCAAATCTATTCTGAGTTTCGGGAAAATTTTAAGAATCTCAGGATAGATATACTGGATCCAGAAGAGCTCAAATCAGAATCAGCTAAAGAG AAGTGGAGGCCATTCTGCTTGAAGTTTGATGGGATTGTGGAAGACTTCAACTATGGTACTTTGCTGCGACTGAACTGTTCGCAGGGCTACACTGAAGAAAACACCATCTTTG CACCCAGGATACAATTTTTTGCCATTGAAATTGCTCGGAATCGAGAAGGTTATAACAAAGCAGTTTATACTGGtattaaggaaaaagaagagaaagaagccagCAATGGAGGAGACAAAGGAGCCAACAgcagaggagaagaagaaaaaggagccaacagagaaggagaaaaagagaaaaccaacgaaagagaagaaaaagagaaagaagcctGCAAAGAAATCAGCAAAAGTAGTGAAACAACTATGTGA